Proteins encoded in a region of the Mesoflavibacter profundi genome:
- a CDS encoding acetyl-CoA carboxylase carboxyltransferase subunit alpha — MEYLEFELPIKELEEQLDKCQLIGEESDVDVTQTCKQIEKKLLATKKDIYKNLTPWQRVQLSRHPNRPYTLDYIKAICGDSFLELHGDRSFKDDKAMIGGLGKIGDQTFMFIGQQKGYNTKTRQYRNFGMANPEGYRKALRLMKSAEKFGIPVVTLLDTPGAYPGLEAEERGQGEAIARNILEMTRLKVPIITIVIGEGASGGALGIGVGDKIMMLENTWYSVISPESCSSILWRSWEFKEQAAEALKLTASDMKKVKIVDEIIKEPLGGAHTDRDTTFKTVSKAIVDAFEEFKNLSPKDLVNKRIDKYSQMGVFKG, encoded by the coding sequence ATGGAATATTTAGAATTTGAATTACCAATAAAAGAACTAGAAGAGCAGTTAGATAAGTGTCAATTAATAGGAGAAGAAAGTGATGTAGATGTGACACAAACTTGCAAGCAAATAGAAAAAAAACTATTAGCGACAAAAAAAGATATATATAAAAATTTAACTCCTTGGCAACGTGTACAATTATCACGTCATCCAAACAGACCATATACATTAGATTACATAAAAGCTATTTGCGGTGATAGTTTTTTAGAACTTCATGGAGATAGAAGTTTTAAAGATGATAAAGCTATGATTGGTGGTTTAGGTAAAATAGGAGATCAAACCTTTATGTTTATTGGTCAACAAAAAGGGTACAATACAAAAACCAGACAATACCGTAATTTTGGTATGGCTAATCCAGAAGGTTATCGTAAAGCCTTAAGATTAATGAAGTCTGCCGAAAAGTTTGGTATTCCAGTAGTTACTTTATTAGATACTCCAGGTGCATATCCAGGATTAGAAGCAGAAGAACGTGGACAAGGAGAAGCCATAGCAAGAAACATTTTAGAAATGACCAGATTAAAAGTGCCAATTATTACAATAGTTATAGGTGAAGGTGCTTCTGGTGGCGCTTTAGGTATTGGTGTTGGAGACAAAATCATGATGTTAGAAAACACTTGGTATTCTGTGATTTCTCCAGAATCTTGTTCGTCTATTTTATGGAGAAGCTGGGAATTTAAAGAACAAGCTGCAGAAGCATTAAAACTTACAGCTTCTGATATGAAAAAAGTTAAAATTGTTGACGAAATTATTAAAGAACCATTAGGTGGCGCACATACAGATAGAGATACTACATTTAAAACAGTAAGTAAGGCTATTGTAGATGCTTTTGAAGAGTTTAAAAACTTATCACCAAAAGATTTAGTAAATAAAAGAATTGATAAATATTCTCAAATGGGAGTATTTAAGGGATAA
- a CDS encoding transketolase, which translates to MASTQQLEDLTTQVRRDILRMVHKVNSGHPGGSLGCAEFLVTLYNQIMDRKEGFDMDGLGEDLFFLSNGHISPVYYSVLARAGYFPVEELNTFRLIDSRLQGHPTTHEGLPGVRIASGSLGQGLSVALGAAEAKKLNGCKHLIYSLHGDGELQEGQNWEAIMYASAKKVDNIIATVDLNGQQIDGATDDVLPMGSLKAKFEAFGWSVLTIEEGNNIDAILKGMDQAKLLTGNGKPVCVLLKTVMGNGVDFMMHTHEWHGKAPNDDQLAEGLSQNAETLGDY; encoded by the coding sequence ATGGCAAGTACGCAACAATTAGAAGATTTGACCACTCAGGTACGTAGAGACATTTTACGCATGGTACATAAGGTAAACTCTGGTCATCCTGGTGGATCTTTAGGATGTGCAGAGTTTTTAGTAACTCTATACAATCAAATTATGGATAGAAAAGAAGGGTTTGATATGGACGGATTAGGAGAAGATTTATTTTTCTTATCTAACGGTCATATTTCTCCTGTGTATTATAGCGTACTAGCTAGAGCTGGATATTTTCCAGTAGAAGAATTAAATACTTTTAGATTAATCGATTCTAGATTACAAGGTCACCCAACTACTCATGAAGGTTTACCTGGAGTACGTATTGCTTCTGGATCTTTAGGACAAGGTTTAAGTGTTGCTTTAGGTGCTGCAGAAGCTAAAAAACTTAACGGATGTAAGCATTTAATTTATAGTTTACATGGTGATGGAGAATTACAAGAAGGACAAAACTGGGAAGCAATTATGTATGCTTCTGCAAAAAAAGTAGATAATATAATCGCTACAGTAGATTTAAACGGTCAACAAATAGATGGCGCTACAGATGATGTATTACCTATGGGAAGTTTAAAAGCAAAATTTGAAGCATTTGGTTGGTCTGTATTAACTATCGAAGAAGGAAATAACATAGATGCTATTTTAAAAGGAATGGATCAAGCTAAGCTACTAACAGGAAATGGTAAGCCTGTTTGTGTATTACTTAAAACAGTAATGGGTAATGGTGTAGATTTTATGATGCATACGCACGAGTGGCATGGTAAAGCACCAAACGATGACCAATTAGCAGAAGGATTATCGCAAAATGCTGAAACATTAGGCGATTATTAA
- a CDS encoding transketolase family protein has translation MKTYTNTGNNDTRSGFGAGLAELGRTNLNVVALCADLTPSLKMGEFIKENPDRFFQVGIAEANMMGMAAGLTIGGKIPFTGTFANFSTGRVYDQIRQSIAYSDKNVKICASHAGLTLGEDGATHQILEDIGLMKMLPGMTVINPCDYNQTKAATIAIADHVGPVYLRFGRPKVANFTPADQKFEIGKALHLQSGTDVTIVATGHLVWEALEAAKVLNEKGISAEVINIHTIKPLDSKAILDSVAKTRCIVTAEEHNYLGGLGESVSRVLAQHNPTPQEFVATNDTFGESGTPAQLMDKYGLNADAIVNASIKVIGRK, from the coding sequence ATGAAAACTTATACAAATACAGGAAATAACGATACAAGATCTGGTTTTGGAGCTGGATTAGCAGAATTAGGTAGAACAAATCTTAATGTAGTTGCTTTATGTGCAGATTTAACACCTTCTTTAAAGATGGGTGAATTTATTAAAGAAAATCCAGATAGATTTTTTCAAGTAGGAATTGCTGAAGCTAACATGATGGGTATGGCTGCAGGATTAACCATTGGTGGAAAAATACCTTTTACAGGTACATTTGCTAATTTTTCTACAGGAAGAGTTTATGACCAAATTAGACAAAGTATTGCATACTCTGATAAAAACGTAAAAATTTGTGCATCTCATGCTGGATTAACGTTAGGAGAAGATGGTGCAACACATCAAATATTAGAAGATATAGGTTTAATGAAAATGTTACCAGGAATGACTGTAATCAATCCTTGTGATTATAACCAAACTAAAGCAGCTACTATTGCAATTGCAGATCATGTAGGTCCAGTTTATCTTCGTTTTGGTAGACCAAAAGTTGCAAACTTTACTCCAGCAGATCAAAAATTTGAAATTGGAAAAGCTTTACATTTACAATCTGGAACAGATGTAACTATAGTTGCTACTGGACATCTTGTTTGGGAAGCGCTAGAAGCTGCAAAAGTGTTAAATGAAAAAGGAATTTCGGCTGAAGTTATAAATATTCACACCATAAAACCTTTAGATAGTAAAGCTATATTAGATTCTGTAGCTAAAACTAGATGTATTGTGACTGCTGAAGAACACAATTACTTAGGTGGATTAGGAGAAAGTGTATCTAGAGTTTTAGCTCAGCATAATCCAACACCTCAAGAATTTGTTGCAACAAATGATACTTTTGGTGAGTCTGGTACACCAGCACAATTAATGGATAAATATGGCTTAAATGCAGATGCTATAGTTAACGCTTCTATAAAAGTTATTGGAAGAAAATAA
- the tgt gene encoding tRNA guanosine(34) transglycosylase Tgt, producing MTFDLKAKDTQSKARAGVITTDHGVIETPIFMPVGTVASVKGVHQRELKEEINPDIILGNTYHLYLKPQTDILEKAGGLHKFMNWDRNILTDSGGYQVYSLSANRKIKEEGVKFKSHIDGSYHTFTPENVMEIQRTIGADIIMAFDECTPYPCDYNYAKRSMHMTHRWLERCLTHLKKTPFKYDYSQAFFPIVQGSTYKDLRKQSAEYIAGVGAEGNAIGGLSVGEPAEEMYAMTEVVTDILPEDKPRYLMGVGTPINILENIALGVDMFDCVMPTRNARNGMLFTAHGTINIKNLKWRDDFSPIDEMGITFVDTEYSKAYLRHLFNVNELLGKQIATIHNLGFYLWLVREARKHIIAGDFRTWKDKMVKQMDKRL from the coding sequence ATGACTTTCGATTTAAAAGCAAAAGACACACAAAGTAAAGCTAGAGCAGGAGTTATCACTACAGATCATGGTGTTATAGAAACGCCTATTTTTATGCCTGTTGGTACTGTAGCTTCTGTAAAAGGAGTACATCAAAGAGAATTAAAAGAAGAAATTAATCCAGATATTATCTTAGGAAATACTTACCATCTTTATCTAAAACCGCAAACAGACATTTTAGAAAAAGCTGGAGGATTACATAAGTTTATGAACTGGGACAGAAATATATTAACCGATTCTGGTGGATATCAAGTATATTCTCTTTCTGCTAACAGAAAGATTAAAGAAGAAGGTGTAAAATTTAAAAGTCACATAGATGGTAGTTATCATACGTTTACACCAGAAAACGTAATGGAAATACAGCGTACAATAGGCGCAGATATAATTATGGCGTTTGACGAGTGTACACCTTACCCATGTGATTACAATTATGCAAAACGATCTATGCATATGACCCATCGTTGGTTAGAACGTTGTTTAACACATTTAAAAAAGACACCATTTAAGTACGACTACTCTCAAGCATTTTTTCCTATTGTTCAAGGAAGTACTTATAAAGATTTACGTAAACAATCTGCAGAATATATTGCAGGAGTAGGCGCAGAAGGTAACGCAATTGGAGGATTGTCTGTTGGCGAACCAGCAGAAGAAATGTATGCTATGACAGAAGTAGTTACAGATATCTTACCAGAAGACAAACCTAGATATCTTATGGGTGTAGGAACACCAATAAATATACTAGAAAATATAGCTTTAGGTGTAGATATGTTTGATTGTGTAATGCCTACCAGAAATGCTAGAAACGGTATGTTATTTACTGCTCATGGTACAATTAACATTAAAAATTTAAAGTGGAGAGATGATTTTTCTCCTATAGATGAAATGGGTATCACCTTTGTTGATACCGAATATAGTAAAGCCTATTTACGTCATCTATTTAATGTAAACGAATTATTAGGAAAACAGATAGCAACAATACATAATTTAGGATTTTATCTTTGGTTAGTTCGCGAAGCAAGAAAACATATTATTGCAGGAGATTTTAGAACTTGGAAAGATAAAATGGTTAAGCAAATGGATAAACGTTTGTAA
- a CDS encoding asparagine synthetase B, translating to MKKTLFLILFLLITGQSFASYVLIPMDAESQKNHLKAYGITYWTLSQQLKVKWLLNYRGGSFLLPDSERIRRECQIRGVSFEVLSDAKTESILEDISSPSKNMEAVVLEKAPKIAVYTPKGKLPWDDAVTMVLTYAEIPYETVYDEEVLKDELLLYDWLHLHHEDFTGQYGKFYARYRQAAWYIEEKKAAEALATKLGYSKVSEEKRDVALKIRDYVVGGGFMFAMCSATDSFDIALSADGVDICEPMFDGDASDANYQAKIDFNKTFAFKDYTLERSPLVYEFSSIDMTSKRKIPKETDYFSLMDFSAKWDPIPTMLCQNHTALVKGFMGQTTSFDRNEIKSNVLVLGENKTNSEAKYIHGIKGKGFFTFYGGHDPEDYTHKVGDPKTELDLHPTSPGYRLILNNVLFPAAKKKKQKT from the coding sequence ATGAAGAAAACACTTTTTTTAATACTTTTTTTATTAATTACAGGTCAAAGTTTTGCGTCCTATGTCTTAATACCAATGGATGCAGAGTCGCAAAAAAATCATTTAAAAGCTTACGGAATTACATATTGGACTTTAAGCCAGCAATTAAAAGTTAAATGGTTGCTTAATTATCGTGGCGGCTCTTTTTTATTACCAGATTCTGAAAGAATTAGACGCGAATGTCAAATTAGAGGTGTAAGTTTTGAAGTGTTATCTGACGCAAAAACCGAAAGTATTTTAGAAGACATAAGCAGTCCAAGTAAAAATATGGAAGCTGTAGTTTTAGAAAAAGCGCCTAAAATTGCAGTATACACACCAAAAGGAAAATTACCTTGGGACGATGCTGTGACAATGGTATTAACTTATGCCGAAATACCTTATGAAACTGTTTATGACGAAGAAGTTTTAAAAGACGAACTTTTACTTTACGATTGGTTACACCTTCATCACGAAGATTTTACTGGACAATATGGTAAATTTTATGCTAGATATAGACAAGCAGCTTGGTACATTGAAGAGAAAAAAGCAGCCGAAGCTTTAGCAACAAAACTAGGTTATAGCAAAGTTTCTGAAGAAAAACGTGATGTTGCTTTAAAAATTAGAGATTACGTAGTTGGTGGTGGATTTATGTTTGCCATGTGTAGCGCAACAGATAGTTTTGATATTGCATTATCTGCAGACGGTGTAGATATTTGCGAACCTATGTTTGACGGTGATGCAAGTGATGCAAATTACCAAGCGAAGATAGATTTTAATAAAACCTTCGCATTTAAAGATTACACTTTAGAGCGTAGTCCTTTGGTTTATGAGTTTTCTAGTATAGACATGACGTCAAAGCGAAAAATACCAAAAGAGACAGATTATTTTTCTTTAATGGATTTCTCTGCAAAATGGGATCCAATTCCAACCATGTTATGTCAAAATCACACAGCATTGGTTAAAGGTTTTATGGGGCAAACGACGTCTTTTGATAGAAATGAAATTAAATCTAACGTACTTGTTTTAGGTGAAAATAAGACTAATAGTGAAGCAAAATATATTCACGGAATAAAAGGAAAAGGCTTTTTTACATTTTATGGTGGTCACGATCCTGAAGATTATACACACAAAGTTGGTGATCCTAAAACAGAATTAGATTTACATCCAACATCACCAGGATACAGATTAATTTTAAATAATGTATTATTTCCTGCAGCTAAAAAGAAAAAGCAGAAAACTTAA
- a CDS encoding AI-2E family transporter, with protein sequence MDKIKTTNYLLLIIVIPILFYLLKILSFIFIPLVFSMFIALLFLPILRNLRKRKIPKYLSIVIILLLIVAGIWIGVELIKLSSREILTSDSHFFDKAQTKINGLVASLESFFGIQQVEGVQTINKYLNKDVILNNLSPTVSFISKFLTALLTTTFFVVLWLAESINVERLINRTLLKQKHTSIKTFRKIEKDLIKFIKVKFLVSFLTGVGTGLACYFFDVSFPIFWGLFAFIINFVQMVGSFITVILLSIFAIVELEMSSVLLFFILSITSVQILFGAILEPIFMGKSFSINIIAVLVMLMFWGFIWGIPGLIMAIPITVFIKIILEQFPRTKIISDLLSGS encoded by the coding sequence ATGGATAAAATAAAAACGACCAATTATTTACTTTTAATAATTGTAATTCCAATACTGTTTTACCTTTTAAAAATTTTATCATTTATCTTTATTCCATTGGTGTTTTCAATGTTTATTGCATTGTTATTTTTACCAATTTTAAGAAATTTAAGAAAACGAAAAATACCTAAGTATTTAAGTATTGTCATAATTTTATTATTAATTGTAGCAGGTATTTGGATAGGCGTAGAGTTAATTAAATTATCTAGTAGAGAAATTTTAACTTCAGATTCTCACTTTTTTGATAAAGCACAAACAAAAATAAACGGTTTAGTTGCTAGTTTAGAGTCATTTTTTGGAATACAGCAAGTAGAAGGTGTTCAAACTATTAATAAATATCTAAACAAAGATGTTATTTTAAACAACTTGTCGCCAACCGTTAGCTTTATTTCTAAATTTTTAACCGCTTTATTAACTACAACATTTTTTGTGGTTTTATGGTTAGCAGAATCTATAAATGTAGAGCGATTAATTAATAGAACACTTTTAAAACAAAAACATACTTCAATAAAAACCTTTAGAAAGATTGAAAAGGACTTGATAAAATTTATAAAAGTTAAGTTTTTAGTTAGTTTTCTAACTGGTGTAGGTACTGGTTTGGCGTGTTACTTTTTTGATGTTAGCTTTCCTATATTTTGGGGATTATTTGCGTTTATAATCAATTTTGTACAAATGGTAGGTTCGTTTATAACAGTAATTTTACTATCTATTTTTGCAATTGTAGAGTTAGAAATGTCTAGCGTTTTATTATTTTTTATTTTATCAATAACTTCTGTTCAAATACTTTTTGGAGCTATTTTAGAACCAATTTTTATGGGTAAATCTTTTTCAATTAACATAATTGCTGTTTTAGTCATGCTTATGTTTTGGGGATTTATTTGGGGAATTCCTGGTTTAATTATGGCAATTCCTATTACAGTTTTTATAAAAATTATTTTAGAACAGTTTCCGCGAACCAAAATTATTTCCGATTTGCTCTCAGGTTCATAA
- a CDS encoding secondary thiamine-phosphate synthase enzyme YjbQ: MKFFQKEISLNPQKRGFHLITSEILAQISTEIQSINIGQLQVFIKHTSASLTINENADPTVRVDFESYINTFVPENEPFYKHTYEGADDMPAHIKSSLFGASVTIPITNGKLNLGIWQGIYLCEHRNYGGSRSVVITAFGN, translated from the coding sequence ATGAAATTTTTTCAAAAAGAAATAAGCTTAAATCCACAGAAAAGAGGATTTCATTTAATTACTTCAGAAATTTTAGCTCAAATTTCAACTGAAATTCAAAGTATAAATATTGGTCAACTTCAAGTATTTATCAAACATACTTCAGCTAGTTTGACCATAAATGAAAATGCAGATCCTACAGTTAGAGTAGATTTTGAAAGCTACATTAATACCTTTGTTCCAGAAAATGAACCTTTTTATAAGCATACCTATGAAGGTGCAGACGATATGCCAGCACATATAAAATCATCGTTATTTGGAGCTTCAGTAACTATTCCAATTACAAATGGTAAGCTTAATTTAGGGATTTGGCAAGGGATTTATCTTTGTGAACATCGCAATTATGGAGGAAGTAGAAGCGTTGTAATTACAGCTTTTGGCAATTAA
- a CDS encoding LptF/LptG family permease: protein MKILDWYILKRYLLTFFMMLILFVPIGITVHLAEKIGKIIENEAPFGEVMMYLLNFTIYFANLLFPLFLFLSVIWFTSKLANNTEIVAFLSSGVSFSRFLRPYLIGATIVALFSILMGLYLAPNASEGFYDFKYKYLSGKKNDHKTDVLKQINDNDIIYVSSFDASKKMGLNFTLEHFENDQLAYKLSAANIRYVEEDSVYVLRNFEKRIVGERDDKIIIERRKDTIFPFDLEDLTPEDFIAETLSYPKLLKFIDREEKRGSKFLGRYRLAKYQKWSLPVSVFILTIIAVAVSSRKRRGGMGVNLAIGISIAMVFVFFDKIFGTLASQSDFNPLLAVWLPNILFGILAFFLLQNAKR from the coding sequence ATGAAAATTTTAGACTGGTACATATTAAAACGTTATTTACTTACATTTTTTATGATGTTAATACTGTTTGTTCCTATAGGAATAACAGTACATTTAGCAGAAAAAATTGGTAAGATAATAGAAAACGAAGCACCTTTTGGAGAGGTAATGATGTACTTGCTAAATTTCACAATATATTTTGCAAACCTTTTATTTCCATTATTTTTATTCCTTTCGGTCATTTGGTTTACTTCAAAATTGGCAAATAATACTGAAATTGTTGCGTTTTTAAGTTCGGGAGTTTCATTTTCAAGATTTTTAAGACCATATTTAATAGGAGCAACAATAGTTGCATTATTTTCAATTTTAATGGGTTTATACCTTGCGCCAAACGCAAGTGAAGGATTTTATGATTTTAAATATAAATACCTTTCCGGTAAAAAAAATGATCATAAAACAGATGTGCTAAAGCAAATTAACGATAACGACATTATTTATGTAAGTAGTTTTGATGCTTCAAAAAAAATGGGATTAAATTTTACTTTAGAACATTTTGAAAACGACCAATTAGCATACAAATTAAGTGCTGCAAATATTAGATATGTAGAAGAAGATTCTGTATACGTATTAAGAAATTTTGAAAAACGAATAGTAGGAGAAAGAGACGACAAAATAATTATCGAACGAAGAAAAGACACCATATTTCCGTTTGATTTAGAAGATCTAACTCCAGAAGATTTTATTGCAGAAACTTTATCATACCCAAAACTTTTAAAATTTATTGATAGAGAAGAAAAACGTGGTTCTAAATTTTTAGGTCGTTATAGATTGGCTAAATATCAAAAATGGAGTTTACCCGTTTCGGTTTTTATTTTAACAATAATTGCAGTTGCAGTGTCTTCTAGAAAACGTCGTGGCGGAATGGGAGTAAACCTTGCAATAGGTATTAGTATTGCAATGGTATTTGTGTTTTTTGATAAAATATTTGGGACATTAGCTTCTCAGTCAGATTTTAATCCTCTTTTAGCTGTTTGGTTACCAAATATCTTATTTGGTATACTAGCTTTTTTCTTACTTCAAAATGCTAAACGATAA
- a CDS encoding outer membrane beta-barrel protein, which translates to MKNSVLILTLFSLTMSFSQNGSGFGIKGGLNYGGNGDYFESISENYQSPDENIGYHVGIFGKIGDKLYLRPELIYTALKSDYDAGTFNFKKIDAPILVGAKIIGPLHAFGGPSLQYITNSDFEDATIETIEEEFSVGLNFGIGVNINKIGLDLRYERGFNDNEATIINNNVNINNPNRLSTRPEQLILSLSILL; encoded by the coding sequence ATTAAAAATTCAGTTTTAATCTTAACATTATTTTCATTGACTATGAGTTTTAGTCAAAATGGTAGCGGATTTGGAATTAAAGGTGGATTAAATTATGGAGGAAATGGAGATTATTTTGAATCTATTTCTGAAAACTATCAGTCTCCAGATGAAAATATTGGCTATCATGTTGGAATATTTGGTAAAATTGGTGATAAACTTTACCTAAGACCAGAACTAATCTACACTGCTTTAAAAAGTGATTATGATGCTGGTACTTTTAATTTTAAAAAAATAGATGCTCCGATTTTAGTAGGCGCAAAAATAATTGGTCCACTTCATGCATTTGGCGGACCTAGTTTACAATACATCACAAATTCTGATTTTGAAGATGCTACCATAGAAACAATAGAAGAAGAATTTTCTGTTGGTCTTAATTTTGGTATTGGAGTTAATATTAATAAAATTGGTTTAGACTTAAGATACGAAAGAGGCTTTAATGATAACGAAGCTACAATTATTAACAACAATGTAAATATTAATAATCCTAATAGATTATCCACAAGACCAGAACAATTAATACTAAGTTTATCAATTCTGTTATAA
- a CDS encoding DMT family transporter: protein MLNDKLKNYLHLHVLVFIAGFTAILGKLISINAVSLVWYRMVIATILMFIYIKIKNINLKISKKDLIKLSLAGIVIALHWITFYGAIKVANISIALAMFSTGAFFASLIEPFFYKRKVIAYEIIFGLIVIIGIYLIVQSEIEHLYGMILGIISAFLSSLFAVLNGKFLEQHSATKISFYEFISGVVFITIFIAFFGQGFTSTFFDISISDFGYLTILASICTAYAFIASVYVMRYISPYTVVLTYNLEPIYGVILALILFPETEVMSSSFYIGAIIILSVVLLNGILKNLKFLKKKTKA, encoded by the coding sequence ATGCTAAACGATAAATTAAAAAATTATTTACATCTTCATGTATTAGTATTTATTGCAGGATTTACTGCAATTCTAGGAAAATTAATATCAATAAACGCTGTAAGTTTAGTTTGGTACCGTATGGTAATCGCTACTATACTAATGTTTATTTATATAAAAATTAAAAACATTAATTTAAAGATTTCAAAAAAAGATCTTATAAAATTAAGTTTGGCAGGTATAGTAATAGCCTTACATTGGATCACATTTTATGGCGCAATTAAAGTAGCAAATATATCTATTGCATTAGCTATGTTTTCTACAGGTGCTTTTTTTGCTTCACTTATAGAACCATTTTTTTATAAAAGAAAAGTAATTGCTTACGAAATCATTTTTGGACTAATAGTAATCATAGGAATTTATTTAATTGTTCAAAGTGAAATAGAACATCTTTATGGGATGATACTAGGTATTATTTCAGCGTTTTTATCTTCATTATTTGCAGTATTAAATGGTAAGTTTTTAGAGCAACATTCTGCAACAAAAATTTCGTTTTACGAGTTTATTAGTGGTGTTGTTTTTATTACAATTTTTATAGCGTTTTTTGGACAAGGATTTACAAGTACCTTTTTCGATATAAGCATTTCAGATTTTGGATATTTAACCATATTAGCATCCATTTGTACTGCATATGCTTTTATAGCTTCTGTATATGTAATGCGATATATTAGTCCTTACACAGTTGTGCTTACTTATAATTTAGAGCCAATTTATGGTGTTATACTGGCTTTAATTTTATTTCCAGAGACAGAAGTAATGTCATCTTCGTTTTATATAGGAGCTATAATAATATTAAGCGTTGTATTATTAAACGGAATATTAAAAAACTTAAAATTTCTTAAAAAGAAAACTAAAGCCTAA
- the dnaB gene encoding replicative DNA helicase has product MKQPNQLKGYQVDKSTLINLEKGKVPPQAIDLEEVVLGAMMIDKKGVDEVIDILSADAFYKEAHQHIFEAVFMLFQESQPIDLLTVSTQLKTNGKLDMVGGDFYLISLTQKVSSSAHIEFHARIILQKFIQRSLIKISSEIIEDAYDETKDVFDLLDSAESKLYEVTQGNIKKSSETAQDLVIQAKKKIEEISKKEGMSGIPSGFDKLDKLTSGWQESDLIIVAARPGMGKTALTLTMARNIAVNSGIPVAFFSLEMASVQLITRLISSETGLSSEKLRTGKLEKHEWEQLNVKVKSLEKAPLYIDDTPSLSIFDLRAKARRLASQHGIKMIIIDYLQLMTASGTGGNREQEISTISRNLKALAKELSVPVIALSQLSRAVETRGGSKRPLLSDLRESGAIEQDADIVSFIYRPEYYKIDEWDDEERSPTEGQAEFIVAKHRNGGLENIRLKFIGHLGKFDNLDDFDTPFGQEFHSKMNASTDDAFPQSNFPSANDAFGAPDEDNDVPF; this is encoded by the coding sequence ATGAAACAACCTAATCAACTTAAAGGCTACCAAGTAGATAAAAGCACCTTGATAAATCTAGAAAAAGGAAAGGTGCCACCACAAGCTATAGACCTTGAAGAAGTAGTCTTAGGAGCTATGATGATTGATAAAAAAGGTGTAGATGAGGTTATCGATATTTTAAGTGCAGATGCATTTTACAAAGAAGCACATCAACATATTTTTGAAGCTGTATTTATGTTGTTTCAAGAAAGTCAACCTATTGACTTATTAACAGTTTCAACACAGTTAAAGACTAACGGAAAGTTAGACATGGTTGGAGGTGATTTTTACCTGATTTCTTTAACCCAAAAAGTATCGTCTTCTGCGCATATCGAGTTTCATGCACGTATTATTTTACAAAAATTTATTCAACGTAGTTTGATTAAAATTTCTAGTGAAATTATTGAAGATGCTTATGACGAAACTAAAGATGTATTTGATCTGTTAGATAGTGCAGAATCTAAACTATACGAAGTAACACAAGGTAACATTAAAAAATCTAGTGAAACAGCTCAAGATCTTGTAATACAAGCAAAAAAGAAGATTGAAGAAATCTCTAAAAAAGAAGGAATGAGTGGTATTCCTTCTGGATTTGATAAGTTAGATAAGTTAACTTCAGGTTGGCAAGAAAGTGATTTAATTATTGTTGCAGCAAGACCAGGTATGGGTAAAACAGCCTTAACACTTACTATGGCGCGAAACATTGCTGTAAATTCAGGTATTCCAGTTGCATTTTTCTCTTTAGAGATGGCATCGGTACAGTTAATCACGCGTCTTATTTCTAGTGAAACTGGATTATCTTCAGAAAAATTAAGAACAGGAAAATTAGAAAAACACGAGTGGGAACAGCTTAACGTAAAAGTAAAATCTTTAGAAAAAGCGCCTCTTTATATCGATGATACTCCATCACTTTCAATTTTCGATTTGCGTGCAAAAGCTAGACGTTTAGCATCACAACACGGAATAAAAATGATCATTATTGATTATTTACAGTTAATGACAGCGTCTGGAACTGGCGGTAACCGTGAACAAGAAATTTCTACAATTTCTCGTAACTTAAAAGCTTTAGCTAAAGAATTAAGTGTTCCAGTAATTGCTTTATCTCAGTTATCTCGTGCGGTAGAAACACGTGGCGGAAGTAAACGTCCATTATTATCAGATTTACGTGAATCTGGAGCGATAGAGCAAGATGCAGATATTGTAAGCTTTATTTATCGTCCAGAATATTATAAAATTGATGAATGGGATGATGAAGAACGCTCGCCAACAGAAGGTCAAGCCGAATTTATAGTAGCAAAACACCGTAATGGTGGATTAGAAAATATTAGACTTAAATTTATTGGTCATCTTGGTAAGTTTGATAATTTAGACGACTTTGATACACCTTTTGGGCAAGAATTTCATAGTAAAATGAATGCTTCAACAGACGATGCATTCCCGCAATCTAATTTCCCATCTGCAAATGATGCTTTTGGAGCTCCAGATGAAGATAATGATGTGCCATTTTAA